The DNA segment CAGCAGAAACCCATTCGGATTTGGGGCTGGGACAACGCCGGCCAGCGCGTGACCGTTTCGATCGGCGAATCATCGGTCACCGCTACCGCAGGTGATTCTGGTAAATGGAGCGCCGAGTTGCCAGCGATGACGGCAAGCAACCAGCCACAAGCGCTGACCGTCCAAGGTTCGAGTACGGTTGAAATCAAGGATGCGTTGGTGGGCGAAGTTTGGCTGTGCAGCGGCCAGTCCAACATGGAATGGACCGTGGCAAGCAGCACCAATGCCAAGGAAGAAATCGCGGCAGCCAACTATCCCACTATTCGCCAGTTTCAAGTCAGCAAGCGACCGTCCAACGTGCCGCTCGATGACATCCAGTCGAGCTGGCAAATTTGTTCGCCCCAAACGGCAGGCGGGTTCACGGCCTGCGGATACTTCATGGCTCTCAACTTGCAAAAAGAGCTTGGTGTGCCCATCGGTCTTTTGAATTCCTCGTGGGGCGGGACTCGGATCGAACCGTGGACACCACCGGTCGGGTTCGAAAAGGTTGACGCACTTGGGGATATCTACGATTCGGTTCTCAGTCGTACACCGGGGACCGATCGCAATCGCGACTTGAATCAACAACATGTCACCAGCATCGAAACGTGGCTCGATTCGGCCAAGCAGGCGTTGGCCACTGGCGGCGTCGTTTCAGCCAGCCCAGCCTATCCGTCAACCTTGACGCCATTCGAATCGCACCAAGATCCGACCATGCTTTACAACGGCATGATCCATGCGATGGTCGGTTTCCCGATTCGCGGCGCGATTTGGTATCAAGGCGAATCTAATCATGGTGAAGGGATGCTGTACACCGAAAAAATGAAAGCTCTGATTGCCGGTTGGCGAGAGCTTTGGGATCAAGGCGAATTTCCGTTTTACTTTGTTCAGATCGCACCCTTTCAATATGGTACCGAAAATCCCGAAGTGTTGGCGACGTTCTGGGAAGCTCAGGCTGCCGCCACAAAAATTCCCAATACTGGCATGGTCGTGATCAACGACATCGCAACGCTTGATAATATCCACCCACCGAACAAGCAGGACGTTGGGCACCGTTTGGCACTGCTGGCACTGAAACATGACTACGAACGCGATGTCGTCGCCGAAAGCCCAACGATGGCTTCGATGGAGACGCTCGACGGGATTCTAAAGATAACGTTCGACAACACAGGCGGCGGACTGAAGACGCGAGACGGCGGGCCAGTCACGCATTTCGAAGTGATCGGTGTAGGGTCCAGCGGTTATCAACCCGCACAGGTCGCGATCGAAGGCGACACGATCGTTCTGTCATCGCCAAAGTGCCAGCATCCAGTTGCGTTCCGATTTGCATGGAACAAGTTGGCCGAGCCCAACTTGGTTGGCGGAACGGGCTTGCCCGTCGGTGCGTTTCGTGGCGGTGAAGTACCGAGTTTTGCGGATCAGTTGCCGATCGGAAAAGACTTTCGATTGGTCTATGACGTTGACTTAGCCAAGTTAGGAAAAACGATCTCGTACACCACCGACGAAAGTGAAACGGCCGGACCGTTTTCAAAGATCGGTTACCTGTTGGAA comes from the Rubripirellula reticaptiva genome and includes:
- a CDS encoding sialate O-acetylesterase, whose product is MKLSLVSRILQVAVVLICIGAADVQADVRLPGFFADHMVIQQQKPIRIWGWDNAGQRVTVSIGESSVTATAGDSGKWSAELPAMTASNQPQALTVQGSSTVEIKDALVGEVWLCSGQSNMEWTVASSTNAKEEIAAANYPTIRQFQVSKRPSNVPLDDIQSSWQICSPQTAGGFTACGYFMALNLQKELGVPIGLLNSSWGGTRIEPWTPPVGFEKVDALGDIYDSVLSRTPGTDRNRDLNQQHVTSIETWLDSAKQALATGGVVSASPAYPSTLTPFESHQDPTMLYNGMIHAMVGFPIRGAIWYQGESNHGEGMLYTEKMKALIAGWRELWDQGEFPFYFVQIAPFQYGTENPEVLATFWEAQAAATKIPNTGMVVINDIATLDNIHPPNKQDVGHRLALLALKHDYERDVVAESPTMASMETLDGILKITFDNTGGGLKTRDGGPVTHFEVIGVGSSGYQPAQVAIEGDTIVLSSPKCQHPVAFRFAWNKLAEPNLVGGTGLPVGAFRGGEVPSFADQLPIGKDFRLVYDVDLAKLGKTISYTTDESETAGPFSKIGYLLELQSGGDVEQGIFVVVDAFTDDAKKIGIPTAASKATFQQPLSSVDIYSNVEGIVTGTNIGTANIEFWPNNYGQGNDAKVQGASSTKYDFGDVVSQPVDGYGSMQIHNFGAKQTLFAINHWSSGPSADIGIGNNSGDNADWTFSGNAASYLQKRLRVFVK